Proteins encoded in a region of the Paenibacillus pedocola genome:
- the fabD gene encoding ACP S-malonyltransferase codes for MGKIAFVFPGQGAQAVGMGKDVYNALPQSRAVFEKGDEVLGFPLSQLVFEGPDSELKQTVNTQPALVTTSVAYLEALSGRGLSPDYVAGHSLGEYSALVAANVLTYEDAVKLVRLRGRFMEEAVPGGQGAMAAVLGAEREALAELCRSISAEGSTVELANVNCPGQIVVSGSQAGVDGVVQRVKEAGGKRAIPLEVSGPFHSSMMKEAAERLAAELKSITFNAPSVPVIVNVTASPVTDPEEIRELLVRQVFSPVLWQDSVEWLIAAGVDTFVEIGSGSVLAGLIRKIDKNVKVININSLESLETAL; via the coding sequence ATGGGTAAAATCGCATTTGTCTTTCCCGGTCAGGGTGCGCAGGCAGTCGGGATGGGTAAGGATGTATATAACGCACTGCCGCAAAGCCGTGCTGTATTTGAGAAAGGCGACGAGGTACTAGGATTTCCACTGAGTCAGCTTGTATTCGAAGGGCCGGACAGCGAGCTTAAGCAGACGGTCAATACACAGCCTGCTCTGGTTACCACCAGTGTTGCCTACCTTGAAGCACTAAGCGGAAGAGGTCTCAGTCCGGATTATGTTGCCGGTCACAGTCTTGGTGAATACAGCGCTCTTGTGGCAGCGAACGTGCTGACATATGAAGATGCTGTGAAGCTGGTCCGTTTGCGCGGACGTTTCATGGAAGAAGCGGTTCCCGGCGGACAGGGGGCTATGGCTGCCGTGCTCGGTGCAGAACGTGAGGCACTGGCTGAACTATGCCGCAGCATTTCCGCAGAAGGCAGCACGGTTGAGCTGGCTAATGTCAACTGCCCTGGGCAGATTGTTGTTTCCGGCTCTCAGGCAGGCGTAGACGGCGTTGTCCAGCGTGTCAAGGAAGCCGGCGGCAAGCGGGCTATTCCGCTTGAAGTAAGTGGTCCGTTCCATTCCTCGATGATGAAGGAAGCTGCTGAACGTCTGGCTGCTGAACTGAAAAGTATAACCTTTAATGCTCCTTCTGTGCCTGTGATTGTCAATGTCACTGCTTCACCGGTTACTGATCCTGAAGAGATTCGTGAACTATTGGTACGCCAGGTGTTTTCACCAGTACTCTGGCAGGATAGTGTAGAGTGGCTGATCGCGGCCGGTGTAGATACTTTTGTAGAGATTGGTTCCGGAAGTGTGCTGGCAGGACTAATCCGCAAAATCGACAAGAACGTTAAGGTAATCAACATCAACAGTCTGGAAAGTCTTGAGACTGCCCTGTAA
- the fabG gene encoding 3-oxoacyl-[acyl-carrier-protein] reductase, with protein sequence MFSALRGQTALVTGGSRGIGRSIALALAEHGVKVAVNYSGSEAAAQETVSRIAELGSEGIALQGNVGNSEQAENLVKEVINTWGKIDILVNNAGITRDNLIMRMKEEEFDQVIETNLKGVFNCLKAATRPMMKQRYGRIINISSVVGVTGNPGQINYTAAKAGVIGMTKSAARELSSRGITVNCIAPGFIDTDMTRELSDEVRSELIKGIPLAKLGRVEDIANAAVFLASEGAAYMTGQTLHVDGGMYM encoded by the coding sequence ATGTTCTCAGCACTAAGAGGCCAGACGGCTCTTGTAACAGGCGGCTCACGCGGCATTGGACGCAGTATCGCGCTGGCACTCGCAGAGCACGGTGTGAAAGTGGCCGTGAACTATTCCGGAAGCGAAGCTGCGGCTCAGGAGACGGTATCCAGAATCGCCGAGCTGGGCTCAGAAGGAATTGCCCTGCAGGGTAATGTCGGTAACAGTGAGCAGGCGGAAAACCTGGTTAAAGAGGTTATTAACACATGGGGCAAGATTGATATTCTTGTCAATAATGCCGGTATTACCCGGGATAATCTGATTATGCGCATGAAGGAAGAAGAATTTGATCAAGTCATTGAAACGAATCTCAAGGGCGTATTTAACTGCCTGAAGGCAGCTACACGTCCAATGATGAAGCAGCGTTACGGGCGGATCATTAACATTTCTTCCGTCGTGGGTGTGACCGGTAATCCGGGTCAGATAAACTATACCGCCGCCAAAGCGGGAGTTATCGGTATGACGAAATCTGCGGCACGCGAGCTGTCTTCACGGGGAATTACTGTGAACTGTATCGCGCCGGGGTTCATTGATACAGATATGACCCGGGAGCTGTCCGATGAAGTCCGCAGCGAGCTGATCAAAGGGATTCCCCTTGCTAAGCTCGGGCGGGTGGAGGACATTGCTAATGCGGCTGTATTTCTTGCTTCGGAAGGGGCAGCCTACATGACAGGCCAGACACTTCATGTGGATGGCGGAATGTACATGTAA
- a CDS encoding acyl carrier protein, whose protein sequence is MSDVLERVKRIVIDRLGADEAEVTLEASFKDDLGADSLDVVELVMELEDEFDMEISDEDAEKITTVGEVVKYIQSHT, encoded by the coding sequence ATGTCCGATGTATTGGAGCGTGTAAAACGCATTGTCATCGACCGCTTAGGTGCCGATGAAGCTGAGGTAACATTAGAAGCGTCTTTCAAAGATGATTTAGGTGCTGATTCTCTTGATGTAGTAGAATTGGTTATGGAATTGGAAGATGAATTCGATATGGAAATCTCTGATGAAGATGCAGAGAAGATTACGACCGTGGGTGAAGTTGTGAAGTACATACAATCTCATACCTAG
- the fabF gene encoding beta-ketoacyl-ACP synthase II: MSHRVVVTGMGVITSLGKDLDTFWDNLMHGKSGVSLVEAFDVSEYTTRIAASVTDFDPEERFGRKEARKMDRFVQFAVAAGEDALKDSGLKIGEDIDPERIGVSVGSGIGGLGTWEDNHNLLLEKGPKRVSPFFIPMMIANMGSGQLSINLGAKGPNTTTVTACATGSHSIGESFRLIQRGDADAMICGGSEATIRPTGMAGFCAMRAMSTRNDEPEKASRPFDVDRDGFVMGEGAGILILESLEHAEKRGAKIYAEVIGYGLSADAHHMTEPDPDGAARCMKMAIRDAGIAPEEIDYINAHGTSTPVGDKSETAAVKKALGDHAYKVAISSTKSMTGHLLGAAGGVEAIICGLSLQKNMIAPTINLDNQDPECDLDYVPNVPREAELNIVMSNSFGFGGHNATVILKKYKQ; the protein is encoded by the coding sequence TTGAGTCATAGAGTGGTTGTTACCGGTATGGGCGTAATAACGTCGCTGGGCAAGGATTTGGATACGTTTTGGGATAATCTGATGCACGGTAAATCCGGTGTTTCATTGGTTGAAGCCTTTGATGTCAGTGAGTACACCACACGAATTGCAGCGTCAGTAACAGATTTTGACCCGGAGGAGCGTTTTGGCCGGAAGGAAGCCCGCAAAATGGACCGTTTTGTACAGTTTGCGGTAGCTGCCGGTGAAGATGCGCTGAAGGACAGCGGACTTAAGATCGGTGAAGATATCGATCCGGAGCGAATCGGCGTATCGGTCGGTTCCGGTATCGGTGGATTAGGTACTTGGGAAGATAATCATAATCTTCTGCTGGAGAAGGGACCTAAACGGGTGAGCCCGTTCTTTATCCCGATGATGATTGCAAATATGGGTTCCGGACAGCTGTCGATTAATCTCGGCGCTAAAGGCCCGAACACTACGACAGTAACGGCCTGCGCAACAGGAAGCCATTCCATTGGGGAATCCTTCCGGCTGATTCAGCGCGGTGATGCGGATGCAATGATCTGCGGAGGTTCGGAAGCTACGATCCGTCCGACGGGTATGGCTGGTTTCTGTGCAATGAGAGCCATGTCGACCCGTAATGATGAACCGGAGAAGGCAAGCCGTCCGTTTGACGTTGACCGCGATGGTTTTGTTATGGGAGAAGGCGCCGGTATTCTGATTCTGGAATCGCTGGAGCATGCCGAGAAGCGCGGGGCCAAGATCTATGCCGAAGTTATCGGCTACGGTCTGAGTGCGGATGCTCATCACATGACTGAGCCTGATCCTGACGGTGCTGCGCGCTGCATGAAGATGGCGATTCGTGATGCCGGTATTGCACCGGAAGAGATTGATTACATCAATGCGCATGGTACTTCTACGCCGGTAGGCGACAAGTCTGAAACGGCTGCCGTCAAAAAGGCGCTGGGAGATCATGCTTACAAAGTTGCAATCAGCTCCACGAAATCGATGACCGGGCATTTGCTGGGTGCAGCCGGCGGTGTAGAAGCGATTATTTGCGGACTTTCCCTGCAAAAGAACATGATTGCGCCTACGATCAATTTGGACAATCAAGACCCTGAATGCGATCTGGACTATGTTCCGAATGTGCCGCGTGAGGCCGAGCTTAACATTGTTATGTCCAACTCCTTCGGATTCGGGGGACATAACGCGACCGTTATTCTCAAAAAATATAAACAGTAA
- the rnc gene encoding ribonuclease III, giving the protein MKGDLKQLQNQLQIQFHDPVLLKQAFTHASYVNEHRFNQHQDNERLEFLGDAVLELTVSEYLYNLLPDRPEGELTKLRAAIVCEPSLVKFAESLGFGRFVLLGKGEELTGGRTRPALLADVFESFVGALYLDQGLETARRFLDNHVFPLVETDGKLQMQMSDFKTELQELIQHHGLGTLEYRIIEERGPAHEREFVSEVYMANQSLGRGNGRSKKEAEQQAAAAALLRLKEDGA; this is encoded by the coding sequence GTGAAAGGAGACCTGAAGCAGTTACAAAATCAACTTCAAATCCAATTTCACGATCCTGTACTCCTGAAGCAGGCCTTTACCCATGCATCTTATGTGAATGAACACCGTTTCAACCAGCATCAGGACAATGAACGCCTTGAGTTTCTGGGCGATGCCGTGCTTGAGCTTACGGTTTCTGAATATTTGTACAACCTTCTGCCTGACCGGCCTGAAGGTGAACTTACCAAGCTGCGGGCAGCCATTGTGTGTGAGCCTTCACTGGTCAAGTTCGCCGAAAGTCTGGGCTTCGGACGGTTTGTATTGCTGGGTAAAGGGGAAGAACTTACGGGCGGACGAACCCGCCCGGCCTTGCTGGCCGATGTGTTTGAATCCTTCGTGGGAGCGCTTTATCTTGACCAGGGTCTGGAAACGGCCCGCAGGTTCCTTGATAATCACGTATTCCCGCTGGTGGAGACGGACGGCAAGCTGCAAATGCAGATGAGCGATTTCAAGACGGAGCTTCAGGAGCTGATACAGCATCACGGTTTGGGTACGCTGGAATATCGGATTATTGAAGAACGGGGACCCGCACATGAGCGTGAATTCGTTTCTGAAGTGTATATGGCTAATCAGTCTCTCGGCAGAGGCAACGGCCGTTCCAAGAAAGAAGCCGAACAGCAGGCTGCCGCAGCGGCGCTATTGCGTTTGAAGGAAGACGGCGCTTGA
- the smc gene encoding chromosome segregation protein SMC → MFLKRIELAGFKSFADKTEMEFVRGITAVVGPNGSGKSNISDGIRWVLGEQSAKSLRGGKMEDIIFAGSDARKAVNYGEVSLTLDNEDHVLPLDFSEVTVTRRVHRSGESEYLINKQACRLKDITELFMDTGIGREAYSIIGQGRIEEILSTRSEDRRGIFEEASGIVKYKSRKKDAGRKLDETEQNLLRIHDLISELEDQIGPLKDQSEKAIRYKELREQLKQLEISVYVHQIEGIHTAWKEGNDRLEVLKHEQLALSTVVSAHDAKLESGRAELRALEEQVEKLQEQLLRYSEAYEKSEGYGEVLKERKRNLESNREQLMLTLGSVGERSEGRQRELAELELKLAQSRQALEDLRSQLADEETRLEGVTGGISQSKEEKLKSALLELMNLMAQARNEIRYADQQKESLERRMSRSSEESGKWVARLQELSASQKTLKDRITALGKEIGALRNAYITESEQSSKRQKLLEETQSGLRKWEQKREAQVSRHETMKEMQDDFDGFMLGVKEVLKGARKGQLNGVHGAVAELISVPEKLEMAVETALGASLQHVVMDNEAVSRQAIAFLKQRQLGRATFLPLDVIRPRQITGSDRGMVEGAEGFVGIGSELVGYEDKYASIIGSLLGNVVIAESLEQANRIAAKCQYRYRVVTLEGDVVNAGGSMTGGSQHKKNNSLLSRKRQLDQLLSEIEESELQISKLKQGISRLKDEQENASQKLEELRHDGDEKRLEEQRVAGDLKQLEQELRHVQEQVDGAGAERSGFESEVKALEESRVQAVKELARLEQEEKDAHEAIRNAESERKASESAKEELQGKLTGMKVTEGKLDQEIFSLEEQLRRMRQDAGSQEKELRQSRSLLMTIEQDLEENAREAVKQKENLNTYRLKKDETAAALDLARADRTALTRKLELAEGETKDQRQALKSVEDKLRTTEVSVGRLDVELDNILRKLSDDYELSYELAKQRYPVPEDVPAAQAEVQRLKRSISALGEVSLGAIEEYQRVHERYTFLSGQKDDLVEAKTTLYHVIHEMEEEMSKRFKQTFDAIRREFGTVFSKLFGGGRADLQLLDPEHMLETGIDIVAQPPGKKLQNLQLLSGGERALTAMALLFAILQVKPVPFCVLDEVEAALDEANVVRFAQYLREFSEQTQFIVVTHRKGTMEEADVLYGVTMEEGGVSKLVSVKLEDEEAEIA, encoded by the coding sequence ATGTTTTTGAAACGGATTGAATTAGCTGGCTTTAAATCTTTTGCTGATAAAACAGAAATGGAATTTGTTCGCGGCATTACGGCAGTAGTCGGGCCAAACGGCAGCGGCAAAAGTAATATTTCCGACGGCATCCGCTGGGTGCTGGGCGAACAGAGTGCCAAGTCGCTGCGCGGCGGCAAGATGGAGGATATCATCTTTGCCGGAAGTGATGCGCGTAAAGCGGTGAACTATGGTGAGGTTTCGCTGACGCTGGATAACGAGGATCATGTGCTTCCGCTGGATTTCAGCGAAGTGACAGTAACCCGCCGGGTACACCGCAGCGGTGAAAGTGAATACTTAATTAACAAGCAGGCTTGCCGGTTAAAGGATATCACGGAGCTGTTTATGGATACAGGTATCGGGCGTGAGGCGTATTCAATCATCGGCCAAGGCCGGATTGAAGAGATTCTCAGTACCCGGTCGGAGGACCGGCGCGGAATTTTTGAAGAAGCATCAGGTATTGTTAAGTATAAATCGCGTAAAAAGGATGCCGGACGCAAGCTGGATGAAACGGAACAGAATCTGCTGCGGATTCACGATTTGATCAGTGAGCTGGAGGATCAGATTGGTCCGCTTAAGGATCAGTCCGAGAAGGCCATTCGATATAAGGAACTGCGCGAACAGCTGAAACAGCTGGAGATTTCAGTATATGTGCACCAGATCGAAGGGATTCATACCGCCTGGAAGGAAGGCAATGACCGGCTCGAGGTGCTTAAGCATGAACAATTGGCACTGTCTACGGTGGTTTCCGCTCACGATGCCAAGCTGGAAAGCGGACGAGCCGAGCTTCGGGCATTGGAGGAGCAGGTTGAGAAACTGCAGGAGCAGCTGTTGCGATACAGTGAAGCCTATGAGAAGAGCGAAGGCTATGGAGAAGTGCTCAAGGAACGCAAACGGAATCTGGAGAGCAACCGTGAACAATTGATGCTCACTTTAGGTTCTGTAGGCGAACGCTCAGAAGGCCGCCAGCGTGAGCTTGCGGAGCTGGAGCTGAAGCTTGCGCAATCGCGGCAGGCGCTCGAAGATTTACGCAGCCAGCTGGCGGATGAAGAGACCCGCCTGGAAGGCGTCACCGGAGGCATCAGCCAGAGTAAGGAAGAGAAGCTGAAGAGCGCCTTGCTCGAGCTGATGAATCTGATGGCCCAGGCCCGCAATGAAATCCGCTATGCGGATCAGCAGAAGGAAAGCCTGGAACGGCGGATGAGCCGAAGCAGCGAAGAAAGCGGCAAATGGGTTGCAAGACTGCAGGAGCTGTCTGCCTCTCAGAAGACGCTGAAGGATAGAATTACCGCACTTGGCAAAGAAATCGGTGCTCTGCGCAACGCTTATATAACGGAAAGCGAGCAGTCGAGTAAACGCCAGAAGCTGCTGGAAGAAACGCAGTCCGGTCTCCGCAAATGGGAGCAGAAGCGCGAAGCGCAGGTATCCAGGCACGAGACAATGAAGGAAATGCAGGATGATTTTGACGGCTTCATGCTAGGTGTCAAGGAAGTGCTCAAAGGTGCGCGTAAGGGTCAGCTAAACGGCGTCCATGGCGCTGTGGCTGAGCTGATCTCTGTACCGGAGAAGCTGGAAATGGCCGTTGAAACGGCATTGGGTGCTTCACTGCAGCATGTTGTTATGGATAATGAAGCGGTATCCCGGCAGGCGATTGCTTTTCTGAAACAACGCCAGCTGGGTAGGGCGACATTTCTGCCGCTGGATGTTATCCGGCCCCGGCAGATTACAGGCAGCGACCGGGGGATGGTTGAAGGAGCCGAAGGCTTTGTCGGCATCGGATCTGAACTGGTGGGTTATGAAGATAAATATGCCAGTATCATAGGAAGCTTGCTCGGCAACGTGGTTATTGCTGAAAGTCTGGAGCAGGCCAACCGGATTGCCGCCAAATGCCAATACCGTTACCGTGTTGTAACCCTTGAAGGGGATGTCGTGAATGCAGGCGGTTCCATGACCGGGGGCAGCCAGCATAAAAAGAATAACAGCCTGCTTAGCCGAAAACGCCAGCTGGATCAATTGCTCAGTGAGATTGAAGAAAGTGAGCTGCAGATCAGCAAGCTGAAGCAAGGCATCAGCCGCTTGAAGGACGAGCAGGAGAATGCGTCGCAGAAGCTGGAAGAGCTGCGTCATGACGGTGACGAGAAACGTCTGGAGGAGCAGCGGGTTGCCGGTGATCTGAAGCAGCTGGAGCAGGAATTGCGCCATGTCCAGGAGCAGGTGGATGGTGCAGGGGCGGAGCGCAGCGGCTTTGAAAGTGAAGTCAAAGCACTGGAAGAAAGCCGGGTCCAGGCAGTCAAGGAGCTTGCGCGTCTGGAGCAGGAAGAGAAGGATGCCCATGAGGCGATCCGCAATGCTGAATCAGAGCGTAAAGCGAGCGAATCCGCCAAGGAAGAGCTTCAAGGTAAACTGACCGGGATGAAGGTAACGGAGGGCAAGCTGGATCAGGAGATTTTCTCACTGGAAGAACAGCTGCGCCGTATGAGACAGGATGCCGGATCGCAGGAGAAAGAGCTGCGCCAGAGCCGCAGCCTGCTCATGACGATTGAACAGGATCTGGAAGAGAATGCGCGGGAAGCTGTGAAGCAGAAGGAGAACCTCAATACTTACCGGCTCAAAAAAGATGAAACAGCGGCAGCGCTGGATTTGGCACGGGCTGACCGCACGGCTCTGACACGCAAGCTTGAGCTGGCCGAAGGGGAAACCAAAGACCAGCGCCAGGCCCTTAAGTCTGTAGAGGACAAGCTCCGTACAACTGAAGTGTCTGTTGGACGGCTGGATGTCGAACTGGATAATATCCTGCGCAAGCTAAGCGATGACTATGAGCTGAGCTATGAGCTGGCGAAGCAGCGTTATCCTGTTCCCGAGGATGTGCCGGCAGCCCAGGCCGAGGTGCAGCGGCTCAAACGCAGCATCTCCGCCCTGGGTGAAGTTAGCTTGGGGGCTATAGAGGAATACCAGCGTGTTCATGAGCGTTACACCTTCCTCAGCGGACAGAAGGATGATCTGGTAGAAGCTAAGACAACACTCTACCATGTGATTCATGAGATGGAAGAAGAGATGTCCAAACGCTTCAAACAGACCTTCGATGCGATCCGTCGGGAATTCGGGACGGTATTCTCGAAGCTGTTCGGCGGCGGCCGCGCGGATTTGCAGCTATTAGATCCGGAGCATATGCTTGAGACAGGCATTGATATCGTGGCCCAGCCTCCCGGCAAAAAACTGCAAAATCTGCAGCTGCTGTCCGGCGGCGAGCGCGCTTTGACTGCGATGGCACTGCTGTTTGCTATTTTACAGGTGAAGCCGGTTCCGTTCTGCGTACTGGATGAGGTTGAAGCTGCGCTTGATGAAGCAAACGTAGTCCGGTTCGCCCAGTATTTGCGGGAGTTCTCTGAGCAGACGCAATTCATCGTGGTTACCCACCGCAAGGGTACGATGGAGGAAGCGGATGTGCTTTATGGTGTGACAATGGAGGAAGGCGGCGTGTCTAAGCTCGTCTCCGTGAAGCTGGAGGATGAAGAAGCGGAAATTGCTTAA
- the ftsY gene encoding signal recognition particle-docking protein FtsY, producing the protein MSFFKKLKESISGKTESVTKSFRDGLEKTRKGFVEKVSDLIIRRKKIDEEFYEELEEILIGADVGVNTVMTLVEELRTEVKQKRIEDAAELQPILSRKLMELLRGDDDNSLKENPDGITVILFVGVNGVGKTTTIGKLAHRYKQEGKKVLLAAGDTFRAGAIEQLEVWGQRAGVDVIKQQAGSDPAAVMFDAVQAAKQRNVDVLICDTAGRLQNKSNLMEELNKIFRVIQREIPSAPHEVLMVLDATTGQNALSQAKLFGEKSGVTGLVLTKLDGTAKGGIVVAIRQEMNLPVKLVGLGEKMDDLQTFDSSQFVHALFAGMISEEEQAEDQE; encoded by the coding sequence ATGAGCTTTTTTAAAAAATTGAAAGAAAGCATTTCCGGTAAAACGGAAAGTGTGACCAAAAGCTTCCGCGACGGACTGGAGAAGACCCGCAAGGGCTTCGTCGAGAAGGTCTCAGATCTGATCATCCGCCGCAAAAAGATAGATGAAGAGTTTTACGAGGAACTGGAAGAAATTCTGATCGGTGCAGACGTAGGCGTAAACACGGTAATGACGCTCGTAGAAGAGCTGCGAACCGAAGTGAAGCAGAAGCGAATTGAGGATGCAGCGGAGCTGCAGCCGATTCTCTCCCGCAAGCTGATGGAGCTGCTGCGCGGTGATGACGACAATAGCCTGAAGGAGAATCCTGACGGTATCACCGTTATTTTGTTTGTTGGAGTCAACGGTGTCGGAAAGACTACGACAATCGGCAAGCTGGCGCACCGCTACAAACAAGAAGGTAAAAAGGTTCTCCTGGCTGCAGGTGATACGTTCCGTGCCGGAGCGATTGAGCAGCTGGAAGTCTGGGGTCAGCGGGCTGGCGTAGATGTTATTAAACAGCAGGCGGGGTCCGACCCGGCTGCGGTGATGTTCGATGCCGTACAGGCAGCGAAGCAGCGGAACGTGGATGTGCTGATCTGCGATACAGCAGGCAGACTGCAGAATAAGAGCAATCTGATGGAAGAGCTGAACAAGATTTTCCGGGTCATTCAGCGTGAAATTCCGAGTGCACCGCATGAGGTGCTGATGGTGCTGGATGCAACCACCGGGCAGAATGCTTTGAGCCAGGCCAAGCTATTTGGTGAAAAAAGCGGTGTAACCGGACTCGTGCTTACCAAACTGGATGGCACCGCCAAAGGCGGTATTGTCGTAGCCATCCGCCAGGAAATGAATTTGCCGGTGAAGCTTGTCGGGCTCGGTGAAAAGATGGACGATTTGCAGACCTTTGATTCCAGCCAATTCGTGCATGCCTTATTTGCAGGGATGATCAGCGAGGAAGAGCAGGCTGAAGACCAGGAGTAA
- a CDS encoding circularly permuted type 2 ATP-grasp protein produces the protein MSKLDPLPGISPYPLQHFFDEMFADERSIRPHYKHVGRMFSGMSPEELQGKQRLMQRRMMEEGITFTLYNPAQDQPMERTIPFDMIPRIIPKGEWERLEAGIVQRITALNLFIHDIYHEQYIVKDGIVPRRMIISNVYFRPEMAGLRVPGGAYVTTSGIDLIRHHDGEYYVLEDNLRTPSGFSYLFKGRSLMNQLFPELSFASSIRDVDHSLNRFLSVLRSLSPSRTKDPVIALLTPGEYNSAYYEHAYLAQQMGIHLVEGRDLVAQDHKIYLKEMNGLRRVDVLYRRLDDDFIDPLAFQPSSLLGVAGLMNAYRAGNIAIANAPGTGVADDKAMYVFVPDMIRYYLNEEPILGNVPTYLLSRPQERQYVLDNLSEMVVKETSLSGGYGMLIGSEATKEELVDFRLKILADPARYIAQPIMSLSRAPVLSGATMAPRHIDLRAFVLMGADRKPHVIPGGLTRVAMKEGSLVVNSSQGGGVKDTWVMA, from the coding sequence ATGTCCAAATTAGATCCTTTGCCCGGTATTTCCCCGTATCCGCTGCAGCATTTTTTTGATGAAATGTTTGCCGATGAACGGAGTATCCGGCCGCATTACAAACATGTGGGCCGCATGTTTTCCGGAATGAGCCCCGAAGAGCTGCAAGGCAAGCAAAGACTGATGCAGCGCCGGATGATGGAAGAGGGAATTACCTTTACACTGTACAACCCGGCTCAGGATCAACCGATGGAGCGTACGATTCCTTTCGATATGATTCCGCGGATTATTCCAAAGGGCGAATGGGAAAGACTTGAGGCTGGAATTGTCCAGCGGATTACGGCTCTTAATTTATTCATACATGATATTTACCATGAGCAGTACATTGTTAAGGATGGAATTGTACCGCGGCGAATGATTATCTCCAATGTGTATTTCCGTCCGGAAATGGCGGGACTGAGAGTCCCGGGCGGCGCATATGTCACCACTTCCGGCATTGATCTGATCCGCCATCATGACGGTGAATATTACGTGCTTGAAGACAATCTGCGAACTCCTTCAGGCTTCTCCTACCTATTTAAAGGCAGATCACTTATGAATCAGCTGTTCCCGGAATTGTCTTTTGCCAGTTCGATTAGAGATGTGGATCACAGCTTGAACCGATTCCTGTCTGTGCTGCGCAGCCTGTCCCCGTCGCGGACAAAAGATCCGGTAATTGCGCTCTTGACACCCGGGGAATATAACTCAGCTTACTATGAACATGCTTATCTGGCTCAGCAAATGGGCATTCATCTGGTAGAAGGACGCGATCTGGTAGCACAGGATCACAAGATTTATTTAAAGGAAATGAACGGCTTGCGCCGGGTGGATGTGCTATACCGCCGTTTGGATGATGATTTTATCGATCCTCTGGCCTTTCAGCCCAGCTCACTTCTGGGTGTCGCCGGTCTCATGAATGCGTACCGGGCAGGCAACATCGCCATCGCTAACGCTCCGGGAACGGGAGTCGCCGATGACAAAGCCATGTACGTCTTTGTTCCGGATATGATCCGTTATTACCTTAACGAGGAGCCGATTTTGGGCAACGTGCCCACCTATCTGCTGTCCCGGCCGCAGGAACGCCAGTACGTACTCGATAATCTGTCCGAGATGGTGGTCAAGGAAACCTCGTTGTCCGGCGGATACGGTATGTTGATCGGAAGTGAGGCTACAAAGGAAGAACTGGTAGACTTCCGGCTGAAAATTCTGGCTGATCCGGCCCGATATATCGCGCAGCCGATTATGTCATTATCCAGAGCACCTGTACTGTCCGGCGCAACGATGGCACCGCGTCATATCGATCTGAGGGCATTTGTGCTGATGGGGGCAGACCGTAAGCCTCATGTGATTCCAGGCGGACTGACCCGGGTAGCCATGAAAGAAGGCTCGCTGGTCGTCAACTCTTCCCAAGGCGGCGGGGTCAAGGACACCTGGGTTATGGCATAG